A window of Magallana gigas chromosome 8, xbMagGiga1.1, whole genome shotgun sequence genomic DNA:
atattcttttaaacaccatcatcAGTCctgtaaagtgaagtggtgcagtttatttgcatgtaaaaatggcaaCTCTAGATCTTGAcctgaatttaaatttaatactaCAATTTCCAAGGTCAATTAGCGTGTTTCGGGGAAAGTTTGAGGCAAGGAAAGAGACGATATAAGTAAGAAATTGCATTTAGGATTTTAATAGTactaatttttttcacagaatttgtgtgtAATTAAGGTTAACTAGTCCCCACATAGCGCAGATTTTTGTGTGCTTTAAATTGCAGTTGTTTACTTTGATGGgtactgtagctcccaggtcgtcaattcaaatttttttttcagaccgggagctaatTCCATCATTACTGTAGTCGGGCAGAGATCTTGTAGTTTTAGGATGTGTCatttactgtcaatcaaaatccacATGGTTTCTATGGCCTTTGAATTTCCAgaagctcataattacattaattaggtaaagggatttttttattctttaactGTCACAACCAACATTATTTCCTAAAGATACAATGGGTAAATCTGAAGCTCAACACCCATGTTtttcatatgtacatatgtactatCTATTTAACTACTTAAGTTGTGCATTTACGTAATTTTAAGAGTCTATAGTAAAAGGGTGTGCAAAGACCTTGAATAAAGTTTGTAGGttaagggtcaaggtcatatctgaccacaaaaattccttttttcaGAGTATATTTTCCACCTAACCCTATGTGGCTCATTCTTCTCATAAAcggagcttttgagtaaaggatGTGTTGTGATCTTGAAccaattttcaaggtcaaatgtgaaggtTGTAGcagaattttatgaaaaaatcctTGTttggagcatatcttctctcgcTTTgctccaatctggctcatacatCACCCACACAGTGCCTTTGATCAAAGCGTATGCACTGACCTTGAATAATGTGTGTAGGTTAATtgtcaaggtcatattggatcagacaaaaatacctttttaagAGCATATATGTATACTCTCCACTTAGCTCAATTTGGCTAATACTTATACAGAGCTTTTTGGGTAATGGCATACAATGACCTTAAAAAAGTGAATGTGAAGGTTGTAGCGGatctctttataatcagttttagaccATAGATTATTTACCATTTGATTAATCTTGCTCAGATTGAACAACAATTCCTGTAAGgggtaatgagattgaattGGAAGTTCTAAGCCAGGTGGAAAATTGCTAAGTTAtatgtcaaggtcaaagcaatgttctctgaaattcttttcatccTATTGTCCATCATTTAAGTGGGGTcttttgagatggtcaccatctcaatgatgtctagttttattttattgcttATTAGTAATTATCATTAGCACCTTAAAAATTGGGTTTCTTCCCTTGTCACTTTCATTTAGCGCCTGGAGGTAAAAATGTGATCAAGCATGGCGATTGTCCACGCTGACTGCTGACAATACTTAATTGATTTATAGCTTTCTGTTTAGCGGGTATGAAAATGATAAGATACACCCGTTTGTgttattttaatgcaaaatacatgtaattgtgaaaATGATCCGCTTATTATTGTCGAAACTCTGGGTAGCATTCGATAGCCAAAATCTGTTTACCAACAAAAATTTCACACCaccattaaatgaatttttttgtattttctgatTACAGAAGATTTTGACAAAAGTAATTGTATGGTTTTCAACAACAGTTTACCAAAtacgcaaattaaaaattaaagttactATGTTCACATGCTTAAGTGAACGTGGAATTAAAAACAGGTGTAACAGTTAAGCGAaccaaaaaaacattttaattaaccttttttaaaatgaaaggtgcttaaattttaaatgcacCAATCTATTTGCACTAGCATTTGCACTAAAATGCATTTACCAAATTTCTCGGTTTACGGTATATAATTTTCAATGGTCTGaacaaattggaaaaaaattggatgaagatatttccttatttatttaagttttccTTTTGCACTAAGAGAATGTTATCTCTGATTCCTGTAAATGATGGTCTTGTTTTTCATACAGACTTGAAGACCATGGTCTCTAATTTTTCCGGTGAAATCGATCCCCTAATTGAGCAAGTAGAGAACATTCAAGACTCCATCTCGGTAGGTTGGCATTCTGACGTTAATTTGGGAAAAAGATCCACATACAAACATCGCATAAAAGACTTGAATTTTTGTATCccttgaaagagaaaaaaatttggaaTGTCAATAATTATTGCTCATGCTCTCCCAAATCACctattaaataaacattgaacTAACCTTGACCTTTTGCAGACAAACGGGACCATAGCTGACATCAAGAAGCAGGTAAAGGATATGGTAGATGTTGGAAGTACCTATGATAAGTACAGGTAAGTTCCCTGCTACATGACTCTCCATGAATTATTGAACTAGAAATGTCAAACCGTAATAACATGTAATAACTATTAAGGCTTCGTAAATCTTGACCCTTTAATAACttaacaaagaaacaaaaactttttttcttttaaggaaaaatatttgcaaatgtaaatattgtattgcAGGTATATGTACTGATGTTTTGCAAGTGGTAGAGCGGTGTGTTAAAAAATTTCTATTCTGTTGATGTTATACAGGTGGTATGGTAAGCTTCAGGTGTACTGTATTATTGTTTTACAGGTGGTATGGTGGCGTGGGTCTGACCTCCATTGTGCTGTTAGTGGTACTCCTACAGATTCTGGGCCTGGGATTTGGCACCTGTAGCCAGAACTCGAACACCCGGCCCACAGAGCGGGGATGTGTGGGTACCTCGGCAGGGAAAATGATGATGGCGTAAGTCTCACTCCTCCAATACTAAAACCTGTTGATGTTGAGTTACATTTCTGAATCAGTAAATTCAAGGGCTAGGTATTTATAGCATTCTCCATTTCATAATTTGCGGTGTCGTGTTGCAGTTGAGCTTCTTATAAACTTTTTTGGATATTTATTTAACAGATGATACAGTAATGTTTGTTCTCCTTACAACAGGTCTGTGGGCTTCGTGTTCATCTTTTCCTCATTGTTGATGTTGCTGACAACCTTCACATTCATGTTAGCAACCCCGCTACACCGGTTCATTTGTGACCCCCTCACTGACTCTTCTCTCAGTGACCTTGACACGGTACATCAATTTTATATGAaatctatatttatatttatttttattttgatagtacatgtatattgtcatGGTAGTTATAACATGGGTCATTAGAAAGATGTTgttctgattttaaaatctctttgATTGGCAGATTGTGGACAAGATATACAAGTTCCAGTATGGTACTTCGAACGGCTCCTTCCTTGGTAAAATGCTCTTTAAGAACGCTAGCATTGACCTTAGGGTCAGCAAACTTCTGCAGTAAGTGACCCCCCCATCACTGCATTGTCTGTTTGTCACTGACACACTCTGTGTTTGTGTAGGTTCTCATGAAGCTAATGACACACTTGTTTCTGGTTCTCTCCACAGAGATTGTCAGGGAGGAGCTGCTGCCTTTAAGACTCTTAAACTGAATAACTTGTTTGATGTCAGCACTTTAACTAACTTCACAAAAGTAAGTTGTAGCACTATTACAGTCTCTTCTGTGAATGAAACTCACAGAATATCTCGCCATTATAACACACTTAGGTGTATGGAAGTGAGCGAGAAATCCTGTCTGTCAATGAGTTCTTTGTACAGGAATAATAACAAGcactaataaaaataaagtgtaatttataacaattaaatgatttaacCAATCTTGATGTGACTATCagtcatgatacatgtatcgtGATTTGTAAATCTTTCAGTGTCCTCATTATGCTGTTATGACCTCATTATGTTTGTTGTGTCCTCATTATGTCTGTTGTGTCCTCATTAAGTCTGTTGTTTACTATAGGACTTAAACATTCAGTCAGAGGTGGATAAGATAAACATTAACCTCAGCACAGTCAAGATCATGACCCCGAGCCTACTGGACCAACTCAGCGAAATGAAGAAAGCCATCGACGTCAACTTTACCAAGTTCCGAGAGGAGGTAAAACATTTCTATTGTTGCTGATAAAGGTCAGGGTCATAAAATAACTTTGTTGTTAGATCCACATGTCCATGGACCGTACACTGCTGTGTTTGTTCCTATGGTCTAATGGTAGGGTGGATCAAAACAGCTTTTATAGAGACAGACGTGACTGTCAAGATATGTTGATCATTACATTAAATCATACACGTAGTCTTGCAAGAAATATCTTTTAATGCTTAGACTGAGTTTATATTTGAAGATATtcgtttaaaaacaatataagaAACTGattgttcttttaaaaatattctacataaaataatagaaAGTatgtaatatgaa
This region includes:
- the LOC136269656 gene encoding prominin-1-like isoform X3, with the protein product MLSLIPVNDGLVFHTDLKTMVSNFSGEIDPLIEQVENIQDSISTNGTIADIKKQVKDMVDVGSTYDKYRWYGGVGLTSIVLLVVLLQILGLGFGTCSQNSNTRPTERGCVGTSAGKMMMASVGFVFIFSSLLMLLTTFTFMLATPLHRFICDPLTDSSLSDLDTIVDKIYKFQYGTSNGSFLGKMLFKNASIDLRVSKLLQDCQGGAAAFKTLKLNNLFDVSTLTNFTKDLNIQSEVDKININLSTVKIMTPSLLDQLSEMKKAIDVNFTKFREELGKSTTGQNMSALADQLDALAGSCSPGCNAATQTSLGELANRTRSIESNELANLTAALTQLGTDLNTLESTVNGTDTDVDNCINNFNISEIFVQNNGSDVVKNEAKKFADRIIGIVTSFADDALYALDNEIGKCTPIWNLYNTLFVISLCQYTVDSLNGFWFSLGWCIFFFIPSIIFSTKLAKHYRRMSQLDNDYEDDKDELQLPEVSRNGSKSPFGSNKVGHYDPSSAQSNPPPYNTDW
- the LOC136269656 gene encoding prominin-1-like isoform X1, which gives rise to MLSLIPVNDGLVFHTDLKTMVSNFSGEIDPLIEQVENIQDSISTNGTIADIKKQVKDMVDVGSTYDKYRWYGGVGLTSIVLLVVLLQILGLGFGTCSQNSNTRPTERGCVGTSAGKMMMASVGFVFIFSSLLMLLTTFTFMLATPLHRFICDPLTDSSLSDLDTIVDKIYKFQYGTSNGSFLGKMLFKNASIDLRVSKLLQDCQGGAAAFKTLKLNNLFDVSTLTNFTKDLNIQSEVDKININLSTVKIMTPSLLDQLSEMKKAIDVNFTKFREELGKSTTGQNMSALADQLDALAGSCSPGCNAATQTSLGELANRTRSIESNELANLTAALTQLGTDLNTLESTVNGTDTDVDNCINNFNISEIFVQNNGSDVVKNEAKKFADRIIGIVTSFADDALYALDNEIGKCTPIWNLYNTLFVISLCQYTVDSLNGFWFSLGWCIFFFIPSIIFSTKLAKHYRRMSQLDNDYEDDKDELQLPEVSSDKYHFLHNKVHPEDKEWNGSKSPFGSNKVGHYDPSSAQSNPPPYNTDW
- the LOC136269656 gene encoding prominin-1-like isoform X4 — encoded protein: MLSLIPVNDGLVFHTDLKTMVSNFSGEIDPLIEQVENIQDSISTNGTIADIKKQVKDMVDVGSTYDKYRWYGGVGLTSIVLLVVLLQILGLGFGTCSQNSNTRPTERGCVGTSAGKMMMASVGFVFIFSSLLMLLTTFTFMLATPLHRFICDPLTDSSLSDLDTIVDKIYKFQYGTSNGSFLGKMLFKNASIDLRVSKLLQDCQGGAAAFKTLKLNNLFDVSTLTNFTKDLNIQSEVDKININLSTVKIMTPSLLDQLSEMKKAIDVNFTKFREELGKSTTGQNMSALADQLDALAGSCSPGCNAATQTSLGELANRTRSIESNELANLTAALTQLGTDLNTLESTVNGTDTDVDNCINNFNISEIFVQNNGSDVVKNEAKKFADRIIGIVTSFADDALYALDNEIGKCTPIWNLYNTLFVISLCQYTVDSLNGFWFSLGWCIFFFIPSIIFSTKLAKHYRRMSQLDNDYEDDKDELQLPEVSSYRPERV
- the LOC136269656 gene encoding prominin-1-like isoform X2, with translation MLSLIPVNDGLVFHTDLKTMVSNFSGEIDPLIEQVENIQDSISTNGTIADIKKQVKDMVDVGSTYDKYRWYGGVGLTSIVLLVVLLQILGLGFGTCSQNSNTRPTERGCVGTSAGKMMMASVGFVFIFSSLLMLLTTFTFMLATPLHRFICDPLTDSSLSDLDTIVDKIYKFQYGTSNGSFLGKMLFKNASIDLRVSKLLQDCQGGAAAFKTLKLNNLFDVSTLTNFTKDLNIQSEVDKININLSTVKIMTPSLLDQLSEMKKAIDVNFTKFREELGKSTTGQNMSALADQLDALAGSCSPGCNAATQTSLGELANRTRSIESNELANLTAALTQLGTDLNTLESTVNGTDTDVDNCINNFNISEIFVQNNGSDVVKNEAKKFADRIIGIVTSFADDALYALDNEIGKCTPIWNLYNTLFVISLCQYTVDSLNGFWFSLGWCIFFFIPSIIFSTKLAKHYRRMSQLDNDYEDDKDELQLPEVSSYRPVRIWNGSKSPFGSNKVGHYDPSSAQSNPPPYNTDW